A genomic region of Papaver somniferum cultivar HN1 chromosome 7, ASM357369v1, whole genome shotgun sequence contains the following coding sequences:
- the LOC113297284 gene encoding ankyrin repeat-containing protein BDA1-like isoform X1: MLPPYVGIFSYVKEMIRLKPEFAGELNQNGFGPVHLASANGHVEIVKELLMVNRHHCRLKGRDRSTPLHYATVEGRIGVINELISCCEESFEDVTIRDETALHLAVKNNQFEALKIMVDMLRQLNKGEILNKKDQEGNTVLHLATSSKQREAVELLLMKAPSSTPLEVNLMNKSNLTALDYLLILPMEPNDRDIEAMLRQAGAKRAQEIGQVLDLQILENYTNNQAEITVAESPVDRLVGFFKFRRGRDSPSDARNALLVIVVLIATATYQAGLSPPGGVWQDSGNASTNQTAIGSSNYVSTNTSGYAPGVSILSGSDAISFGIFLFFNSAGFYVSLFMIHILTCGFPLRFELQICIWAMGFTYSITMFTITPNGKLGIMFNVIVVLFPIGIPFMSKWIRVVKEKKPWKCLVNRINFGRYCTLY, translated from the exons ATGTTGCCTCCATATGTGGGAATCTTCAGTTATGTAAAAGAGATGATAAGATTGAAACCTGAATTCGCTGGAGAACTAAACCAGAACGGATTTGGTCCAGTTCACTTGGCTTCGGCAAATGGGCATGTTGAGATAGTGAAGGAGCTACTGATGGTCAACCGGCATCATTGTCGTTTGAAGGGTCGAGATAGAAGCACACCTCTTCATTATGCAACTGTGGAAGGCAGAATTGGAGTTATAAATGAACTGATTTCGTGTTGTGAAGAATCCTTTGAAGATGTTACGATTCGAGACGAAACAGCTCTCCATCTCGCAGTAAAGAACAACCAGTTTGAAGCTTTAAAAATTATGGTGGACATGCTCAGGCAACTGAACAAAGGGGAAATATTGAATAAGAAGGATCAAGAAGGGAACACGGTTCTACACCTTGCAACATCATCGAAACAACGAGAG GCAGTAGAATTGTTGCTTATGAAGGCTCCTAGTTCTACGCCATTGGAGGTGAACTTGATGAACAAAAGCAATCTCACAGCTCTTGACTATCTACTTATTCTTCCCATGGAACCAAATGATAGAGATATAGAAGCAATGCTTCGTCAAGCAGGAGCAAAGAGAGCTCAGGAGATAGGTCAAGTCCTCGAtcttcagattcttgaaaattatACTAACAATCAGGCAGAAATAACAGTGGCCGAATCTCCAGTAGATCGTTTGGTTGGATTCTTCAAGTTTCGAAGAGGAAGAGATTCTCCAAGTGACGCGAGAAATGCTTTATTAGTTATAGTCGTATTAATCGCAACCGCAACATACCAAGCTGGTCTTAGTCCTCCAGGAGGtgtttggcaagactctgggaatgcCAGTACTAATCAAACCGCTATTGGCAGCAGCAATTACGTCAGTACGAATACGAGTGGATATGCACCAGGGGTATCGATTTTGAGTGGTAGTGATGCAATATCATTTGGGATATTTCTGTTTTTCAATTCAGCTGGGTTCTATGTTTCTCTTTTCATGATTCACATTCTCACTTGTGGTTTTCCTTTGAGATTTGAGTTGCAGATATGCATCTGGGCAATGGGTTTTACTTACAGTATTACGATGTTTACAATTACACCAAATGGTAAGTTAGGGATTATGTTTAATGTGATTGTGGTTCTCTTCCCTATTGGAATTCCATTTATGTCAAAATGGATTCGAGTTGTAAAAGAGAAGAAGCCGTGGAAATGTCTAGTTAATAGAATTAATTTCGGACGCTATTGTACTCTATACTAA
- the LOC113297284 gene encoding ankyrin repeat-containing protein BDA1-like isoform X2 has translation MLPPYVGIFSYVKEMIRLKPEFAGELNQNGFGPVHLASANGHVEIVKELLMVNRHHCRLKGRDRSTPLHYATVEGRIGVINELISCCEESFEDVTIRDETALHLAVKNNQFEALKIMVDMLRQLNKGEILNKKDQEGNTVLHLATSSKQREAVELLLMKAPSSTPLEVNLMNKSNLTALDYLLILPMEPNDRDIEAMLRQAGAKRAQEIGQVLDLQILENYTNNQAEITVAESPVDRLVGFFKFRRGRDSPSDARNALLVIVVLIATATYQAGLSPPGGVWQDSGNASTNQTAIGSSNYVSTNTSGYAPGVSILSDMHLGNGFYLQYYDVYNYTKW, from the exons ATGTTGCCTCCATATGTGGGAATCTTCAGTTATGTAAAAGAGATGATAAGATTGAAACCTGAATTCGCTGGAGAACTAAACCAGAACGGATTTGGTCCAGTTCACTTGGCTTCGGCAAATGGGCATGTTGAGATAGTGAAGGAGCTACTGATGGTCAACCGGCATCATTGTCGTTTGAAGGGTCGAGATAGAAGCACACCTCTTCATTATGCAACTGTGGAAGGCAGAATTGGAGTTATAAATGAACTGATTTCGTGTTGTGAAGAATCCTTTGAAGATGTTACGATTCGAGACGAAACAGCTCTCCATCTCGCAGTAAAGAACAACCAGTTTGAAGCTTTAAAAATTATGGTGGACATGCTCAGGCAACTGAACAAAGGGGAAATATTGAATAAGAAGGATCAAGAAGGGAACACGGTTCTACACCTTGCAACATCATCGAAACAACGAGAG GCAGTAGAATTGTTGCTTATGAAGGCTCCTAGTTCTACGCCATTGGAGGTGAACTTGATGAACAAAAGCAATCTCACAGCTCTTGACTATCTACTTATTCTTCCCATGGAACCAAATGATAGAGATATAGAAGCAATGCTTCGTCAAGCAGGAGCAAAGAGAGCTCAGGAGATAGGTCAAGTCCTCGAtcttcagattcttgaaaattatACTAACAATCAGGCAGAAATAACAGTGGCCGAATCTCCAGTAGATCGTTTGGTTGGATTCTTCAAGTTTCGAAGAGGAAGAGATTCTCCAAGTGACGCGAGAAATGCTTTATTAGTTATAGTCGTATTAATCGCAACCGCAACATACCAAGCTGGTCTTAGTCCTCCAGGAGGtgtttggcaagactctgggaatgcCAGTACTAATCAAACCGCTATTGGCAGCAGCAATTACGTCAGTACGAATACGAGTGGATATGCACCAGGGGTATCGATTTTGAGTG ATATGCATCTGGGCAATGGGTTTTACTTACAGTATTACGATGTTTACAATTACACCAAATGGTAA